In Humulus lupulus chromosome 7, drHumLupu1.1, whole genome shotgun sequence, the following are encoded in one genomic region:
- the LOC133788421 gene encoding syntaxin-43-like, translating into MASRNRTLLFRKYRDALKSVRAPTSSSSFTSSGGGGRVIELANTSLLNPNRSYAPLSTDDPGSSSRGALTVGLPPAWVDVSEEISANVQRARVKMAELTKAHAKALMPSFGDGKEDQRLIEALTQEITGLIRKSEKRLQRLSAAGPSEDSNVRKNVQRSLATDLQNLSVELRKKQSAYLKRLRLQKEGDGVDIEMNLNGSRSRVEDDDLDDMMFNEHQLAKLKKSEAFSVEREREIQQVVESVNELAQIMKDLSVLVIDQGTVVDRIDYNIQNVATTVEEGLKQLKKAERTQKQGGLVMCASVLVIMCIIMLALLIIKEIIL; encoded by the exons ATGGCGTCGAGGAATCGAACTTTGCTGTTCAGGAAGTATAGGGATGCTTTGAAGAGTGTCCGAGCACCAACAAGCTCATCGTCTTTTACGAGCTCCGGCGGTGGCGGACGGGTGATTGAGTTGGCCAATACGTCGCTTTTGAATCCGAATCGGTCTTATGCACCGCTCAGTACTGACGATCCGGGTAGTTCAAG TAGGGGTGCACTCACTGTTGGTCTACCTCCAGCTTGGGTAGATGTATCTGAAGAAATATCAGCAAATGTGCAGCGTGCACGTGTGAAAATGGCTGAACTGACTAAAGCCCATGCAAAGGCCTTAATGCCTTCTTTTGGGGATGGTAAAGAAGATCAACGTTTGATTGAAGCCCTTACACAAGAGATAACTGGTCTGATAAGGAAATCAGAGAAGAGACTACAAAGACTTTCTGCAGCTGGGCCATCTGAAGATTCAAATGTTAGAAAAAATGTGCAG CGCTCTCTTGCTACTGACCTCCAGAACCTCTCAGTGGAGCTTAGAAAGAAACAGTCGGCTTATTTGAAGCGTCTCAGGCTGCAAAAAGAG GGTGATGGAGTTGATATAGAGATGAATCTAAATGGAAGTAGATCTAGAGTGGAAGATGATGATTTGGATGACATG ATGTTCAATGAGCATCAACTTGCAAAGCTTAAAAAGAGCGAGGCATTCTCAGTAGAAAGAGAGCGAGAGATCCAACAG GTGGTAGAATCCGTAAATGAGCTTGCTCAGATTATGAAGGATCTGTCGGTACTCGTGATAGACCAG GGTACCGTAGTTGATAGGATAGACTACAATATTCAGAACGTTGCAACAACAGTTGAGGAGGGCCTCAAGCAACTAAAAAAG GCTGAGAGAACACAAAAACAAGGAGGGTTGGTAATGTGTGCTTCGGTTCTCGTCATCATGTGTATCATCATGTTGGCTCTTTTAATCATCAAGGAAATAATCTTGTGA
- the LOC133788420 gene encoding exonuclease DPD1, chloroplastic/mitochondrial → MMIAPMNVSIFQGSRCRINTLAHLWSGNLHSWTRRYSTTSKLHDSKIPGIDGGNTKKWTRRPITTKTEGSIETPQRSKPSSIRHEVLDETVSASSTLNIGKTEITQFQKLQYCDVQRESYEKLASLLTIIVFDIETTGFSRESERIIEIALQVLRGGKNSTFQTLVNPNKSVENERIHGIKTNMVNRPDVPRMKDLIPILLQYVSSHQIPGGKVLLVAHNARTFDVPFLISEFSRSSIEIPSDWLFVDTLPLARELVKMEGSTLLKAKLEHLIDHYEIIREGDAHRAMSDVKGLALIFQRLTFDLKLSVLDILEKSFSASDLINQKKKKSSG, encoded by the exons ATGATGATAGCTCCCATGAATGTTTCAATATTTCAAGGTTCTAGATGTAGAATCAATACTCTAGCCCATTTGTGGAGTGGAAACCTCCACAGTTGGACTAGGAGATACAGCACTACCTCAAAGCTTCATGATTCCAAAATCCCGGGGATCGATGGAGGAAATACGAAGAAATGGACGAGAAGACCCATAACAACAAAAACAGAAGGAAGTATTGAAACCCCTCAGAGAAGTAAACCAAGCAGCATTAGGCATGAAGTTTTAGATGAAACCGTTTCAGCTAGTAGTACCTTGAATATTGGTAAAACAGAGATTACTCAATTCCAAAAGCTTCAATATTGTGATGTTCAGCGAGAGAGTTATGAGAAGTTGGCGAGCCTATTGACAATTATTGTTTTTGACATTGAAACCACTGGATTTAGCAGAGAGAGTGAGCGTATCATTGAGATTGCTCTTCAAGTTCTTCGCGGGGGTAAGAATAGCACTTTCCAGACATTGGTAAACCCCAATAAGTCTGTTGAAAATGAACGTATTCATGGCATTAAGACAAACATGGTCAACAGACCTGATGTTCCAAG GATGAAGGACTTGATACCAATCTTACTTCAGTATGTCAGTAGCCATCAAATACCTGGCGGCAAGGTATTGTTGGTCGCACACAATGCTCGAACCTTTGATGTACCCTTTCTGATTAGCGAATTCAGTCGCAGCTCCATAGAAATTCCTTCAGATTGGCTATTTGTGGACACCCTTCCTTTGGCACGCGAATTAGTGAAAATGGAAG GATCAACACTTTTGAAGGCAAAACTGGAACATTTGATCGACCACTATGAAATCATACGGGAAGGTGATGCTCATAGAGCCATGTCAGATGTGAAGGGTCTGGCATTAATTTTTCAAAGGCTTACCTTCGACTTGAAGCTTTCAGTGTTGGACATTCTTGAGAAGTCTTTCAGTGCATCGGACTTGATcaatcaaaagaagaagaagagctcagGCTAG